The following proteins come from a genomic window of Hypanus sabinus isolate sHypSab1 chromosome 9, sHypSab1.hap1, whole genome shotgun sequence:
- the LOC132399281 gene encoding UDP-glucuronosyltransferase 2C1-like isoform X2 produces the protein MKVDFVFEYPRPTMPNLIYIGGIQCGPGRPLPADLQRFMDNSGEDGVVIFSLGSAVGMLPREVASEFAAGLAGLPQRVIWRYIGALPSTLGNNTKIMSWLPQNDLLSHPKTKAFISHGGENGLYEAIYHGVPVVGIPIFFDQYDNLLRLKTRGAAVMLDLAHIKSDDIFHAVKTVIENPSYAENMKRLSALHRDVPVRPMELAAFWIEYTIRHRGAPHFRAVGNDLPFYQYHLLDVFTIIVVFIGLFLYLAFKFLKALFVKVCSGRKRKLD, from the coding sequence ATGAAGGTTGATTTTGTTTTTGAGTATCCCCGGCCGACCATGCCAAACCTGATTTACATCGGAGGTATCCAGTGCGGTCCGGGGCGACCGCTCCCTGCTGATCTGCAGCGATTCATGGACAATTCTGGCGAGGATGGCGTGGTGATCTTCTCCTTGGGAAGTGCGGTCGGCATGCTTCCGCGAGAAGTGGCGAGTGAATTCGCGGCAGGACTGGCCGGGCTCCCTCAGAGGGTGATCTGGCGGTATATTGGAGCACTACCCTCAACATTGGGAAACAACACAAAGATAATGAGTTGGCTTCCTCAAAATGACCTGCTGAGTCATCCGAAAACAAAAGCGTTCATCTCTCACGGCGGTGAGAATGGGCTTTATGAGGCCATTTATCATGGGGTCCCCGTGGTTGGTATTCCAATTTTTTTTGATCAATATGATAACCTTCTGCGTCTCAAAACCCGAGGAGCAGCGGTCATGTTAGACTTGGCTCACATTAAAAGCGATGATATTTTCCATGCAGTGAAGACAGTCATCGAAAACCCTTCCTATGCAGAGAACATGAAACGATTATCCGCCTTGCACCGGGACGTTCCAGTGCGGCCAATGGAGCTGGCTGCTTTCTGGATTGAATACACAATAAGGCACCGGGGGGCTCCTCATTTTAGAGCCGTGGGTAATGATCTGCCATTCTATCAGTACCACTTACTGGACGTATTTACCATTATTGTGGTTTTCATAGGGCTTTTCCTTTATCTTGCATTTAAATTTCTAAAAGCATTATTTGTCAAAGTGTGCTCGGGGAGGAAGAGGAAACTGGACTAA
- the LOC132399281 gene encoding UDP-glucuronosyltransferase 2C1-like isoform X1, whose protein sequence is MSTENRAAFQIFLLYSVMIFSTRNPSPEAAKILVVPTDWSHWIIMKSLLLQLVERGHEVTVLRSNNSLRIEATNEDFAVETIRIPAGKARRALSESEIRDIIFNFIYVEDGFLSSISAVRSLNAVFIINFEETIPAIQALFEDHALMHRLKTGGFNVILADPYHAAGAMLAHVLDKPLVFFGRWTISGDIHFDFAPSPLSFVPMVNSRLSDRMSLLRRLKNVLIYGMSKFLNNFYTYSAYNQLCQLYLSGDITVEELYRKVDIVLMKVDFVFEYPRPTMPNLIYIGGIQCGPGRPLPADLQRFMDNSGEDGVVIFSLGSAVGMLPREVASEFAAGLAGLPQRVIWRYIGALPSTLGNNTKIMSWLPQNDLLSHPKTKAFISHGGENGLYEAIYHGVPVVGIPIFFDQYDNLLRLKTRGAAVMLDLAHIKSDDIFHAVKTVIENPSYAENMKRLSALHRDVPVRPMELAAFWIEYTIRHRGAPHFRAVGNDLPFYQYHLLDVFTIIVVFIGLFLYLAFKFLKALFVKVCSGRKRKLD, encoded by the coding sequence ATGTCCACCGAAAACAGAGCGGCATTTCAGATATTTTTGCTGTATTCCGTGATGATCTTTTCCACAAGGAATCCCAGCCCAGAAGCTGCCAAGATCCTCGTGGTCCCCACGGACTGGAGCCACTGGATCATCATGAAATCCCTGTTGCTGCAACTGGTGGAGAGGGGGCACGAGGTGACGGTGCTGAGGAGCAACAACTCACTAAGGATTGAGGCAACAAACGAAGACTTCGCTGTCGAAACTATCCGCATTCCCGCAGGTAAGGCACGCAGAGCCCTCAGTGAAAGCGAAATCCGTGATATTATCTTCAACTTCATCTACGTGGAAGACGGTTTCCTCTCCAGCATCTCCGCTGTCCGCAGCTTAAACGCCGTGTTCATCATCAACTTTGAAGAGACTATTCCGGCCATTCAGGCTTTGTTCGAAGATCACGCACTCATGCACCGACTGAAAACTGgaggtttcaatgtgattttgGCCGACCCTTACCATGCAGCCGGAGCCATGCTGGCCCATGTACTTGACAAACCGTTGGTGTTTTTTGGCAGGTGGACGATATCCGGAGACATCCACTTTGACTTCGCCCCGTCGCCACTTTCCTTTGTTCCCATGGTAAATTCACGTTTGAGCGACAGAATGTCGCTTTTGAGGAGATTGAAGAACGTGCTGATATATGGAATGTCAAAATTCCTAAACAACTTCTACACTTACTCAGCTTACAATCAACTGTGTCAGCTTTACCTCAGTGGAGACATTACCGTGGAAGAACTTTATCGAAAGGTTGATATCGTCTTAATGAAGGTTGATTTTGTTTTTGAGTATCCCCGGCCGACCATGCCAAACCTGATTTACATCGGAGGTATCCAGTGCGGTCCGGGGCGACCGCTCCCTGCTGATCTGCAGCGATTCATGGACAATTCTGGCGAGGATGGCGTGGTGATCTTCTCCTTGGGAAGTGCGGTCGGCATGCTTCCGCGAGAAGTGGCGAGTGAATTCGCGGCAGGACTGGCCGGGCTCCCTCAGAGGGTGATCTGGCGGTATATTGGAGCACTACCCTCAACATTGGGAAACAACACAAAGATAATGAGTTGGCTTCCTCAAAATGACCTGCTGAGTCATCCGAAAACAAAAGCGTTCATCTCTCACGGCGGTGAGAATGGGCTTTATGAGGCCATTTATCATGGGGTCCCCGTGGTTGGTATTCCAATTTTTTTTGATCAATATGATAACCTTCTGCGTCTCAAAACCCGAGGAGCAGCGGTCATGTTAGACTTGGCTCACATTAAAAGCGATGATATTTTCCATGCAGTGAAGACAGTCATCGAAAACCCTTCCTATGCAGAGAACATGAAACGATTATCCGCCTTGCACCGGGACGTTCCAGTGCGGCCAATGGAGCTGGCTGCTTTCTGGATTGAATACACAATAAGGCACCGGGGGGCTCCTCATTTTAGAGCCGTGGGTAATGATCTGCCATTCTATCAGTACCACTTACTGGACGTATTTACCATTATTGTGGTTTTCATAGGGCTTTTCCTTTATCTTGCATTTAAATTTCTAAAAGCATTATTTGTCAAAGTGTGCTCGGGGAGGAAGAGGAAACTGGACTAA